DNA from Eucalyptus grandis isolate ANBG69807.140 chromosome 5, ASM1654582v1, whole genome shotgun sequence:
AAAATCAATTCCATCTTGTCCAATAATTTAACATCAATCAGTTTGAGTATAAATCCATATAGAAGAATCTAGAGCttctcttttagaaaaaaatacataatatttaaatattctagaCATAGTTACTCACTATTTTAccggaaaaatattttagatgtgattttaataagaaatctttgaattgtaaaattttcaagaagtcCGCATAGTATTGACTGTaaatcccatttggaatggagatagGAAAGACTATACCTAAAAGCCTTATCAATCGATTTTACAAGGACAAAAGTATACTTAGGACTGATAttgccaccaaaaaaaaaaaaaaaaacacaaaatacaGGGATCGAACTTGTCCAAGTGGGCTCTATGTGTCCATTTACTGGTGTAAACTAAGCACAATCTATCCACGTTTGGACGGAAAATTTGAAGTGTGTCCTTAAATTATCACCGGAGATAACTTCAAGGACCAAATTATACCGAAATATAATAAAGGGACCAAAActtaattctggcaatagtagAATACTAAAAAAGTTTTTAATCTATTACATTTGTACaaatttggttttaaaccttttaattgtgccaacTAAATTCTAAATcgtttaataatttgtcaatgtagttcatATGGTTAATTTCGATTGGAAATCGCTAAAAtagatgcttttctttttttccattctttgtttcttttttttcccaactaTAGACTATcgaggccctcgccggccatagGTGAAGGCATCGAGTCCTTGCTTGGATCCAGATGAGGGCCGCCATCCTTGTTTCCCTTGTAATTTCCCCTAGtccttaattaaataataaggAAATTTCAACTCACCGAAACAATTCTTTGGATTCATGAACCATTCCGCGACCCATCAATAGAGGACACGACTTGAGAAATTATGGGGAAAATTGCACTTTCCGTGGCAAAAGACGAAACGGAAGTTCTGGCGATTGACTCCCCCTatttgaactttgaagattTCAATGTTGTCGAGCGGCTGAATTCGATTGCTGCGAAACGTTCCACGAGCCGAATGAATTCGATTACGACATCGGTCATTCCCAAGGGGGTTCGATCGCTTGGTCATTAACGTATTTCTTAGCGTATATTTCCTTACAATTCCCCCAGATTCATTAGTCGTCTGGCAGGTATGACACATGATGTATCTATCGTCACGAGAACACGATACCGGGAGTGAGAGCGACGCGTCAAATGTACCAAACGGGAAAATATTGGGATTCGACAACTCATGCATCATCGCCTATTGGCGACGAGCCCAAATAGTCAAATAATAGATTTGTAATCCCTAGTGATGACTTTAAGGGAACTTGGATTATTCAAATCGTTGTCGTGGACCTTGATACGTAAGCCAGTGATTCGAGAATGCATGATGGAGGCTATGAACCACGATGACTTGTGTGGCCAACTAAGCCCTTTGCACATCCTAAGTGACTTTGGTCTCGTATAAGGGTGATTGGTTTCAATATGTTCGATTGCCACCCTGGAATCGAGAGCCGGACTGGACATGATTATTTCATAATTTGCAGACTGGAAAATTGACCTTACCCACCCTAGAATCGGATCGGCCGGTTTCGATCCAGTTGTCTTGGTAactaatggttttttttttaatgtttatttttttttttctcaaaagttcCTATATATATAGAAAGTTATTTTAGTGTATAATGAAATGAATAATCACAAGGAAATTGCTAGAATTACTTTCATAAAtattctttttacattttagaTTCGCAGTGAACCATAAAAAATGTGAACCCTTGTCAAGAAAACCAAGGAGAATGAGATTCTTGCTCCTCTCCTCTTTAAGATACTTCTCAGATCTTGATCAATTGCAGAATTATGCTTTATAGACTATCAATAGTAGGATGGCATTTAGTACATGCAATTTTGATTAACTAAGGATTTTATAAAGAGAAATGATTGTGTGATAGTATTTAATCTactgtgaaaataataatttattttggactacaaaaaaataaataataaataattataaattattatgaaacttactctttcaagaatttatgactcataataagttattatttttcacaGTAGCCAAAGATTTTATGTTACTAAAGTCCTTTGAAAAGTTGATTTGCTTATGATGAATCCTTTTACTCAATCGTAACTCATTGTGTGATGTTaaactaatttgattttaaacgAGGTTGTGGCATTTATGATTCAAAAATCTTTTACCACGAAGAATAACCTTTTGCTTCGTTggcccaaaaaggaaaatctgaCATGCCACCCCAAAGTGGCTATTGAAGACAATCCACAATGGGAACAGAAATTGGAGGAAGGCCAAGgtcccgtttttttttttttttttggtcaggaAAGGAAATATTATATTACGAAAGAACCGTATTACAATAGCCCACAGCTTGGGCATCCGCGTACAAAAGATCCGAAAGAAGGGGAGGGAGTGATGAGGCCTAGTTCGGAGGGAGTGTACCATGAGAATGGGCCTTAGCAGCCTAATCAGCCACCCAATTTGCTTCACGCCGACAGTGACGAATCGTTAGGGCATcgaagagagaaattttggcCGCCGCTTCTGCAAGTAAAGGGCGCATCTCTCAGGGCGTCGAGGATGGATTATGCACTGCATCGATCAACGTTAGACAGTCAGATTCAAGGACGAGTCGTTGATGATGTTTTCCATTCTGTAGCAGGTAGTCAAGAGTGTGCAGGAGCGCCTGGATCTCGCTGTGCAGAGCCGAGTTTGCTGTGTAATCACAGGTAAAGCCATGGAGGAAAGTACCGGTATGATCTCTGAATATACATGCCATAGCACCTTGTGATGTTGTCTGGTGGTATGCGCCATCAATATTGAGTTTGATTTCATCAGGATCCGGAGGTCGCCACAGGTGATCTGGTGGGGAAGAAGCTCGGTCTGTACATAGCAACGGTTGGGATGAGGGCGCAGAGATCCGCACCTGAGCTAGGGCCTCCTCAACGACCAGCAAGGGATTTGGCCACTTGTGTCgaaaaataaaactattgcGAGCTTTCCAGATCCGCCATAACAGAGCAGCGATGAGATCTATAGAAGGTAAGTGATCCCTACTTTCAATCTGTGCTGTGAGCCACTCATCCATTCGCTTGACTGATCGTGGGGTAATAAGAATGCAAATCTGGGGATGTGACCAAACTCGGCGTGTCCATGGACACAAAAGCAACATATGTTTTGTAGTTTCTGGTGTATTGTGATTGCAGATAGGGCATGTCGGGGCGTCAGAAATGTGCCTCTGATATAGATTATCTCTAGTAGCTAGTGCATTCTGACAAACTGACCAAAGGAAAGGGCGAATTTTGGGGGGTAATTTAACTTTCCAAATAGTTTTCCAGAAAGTCGAAGGAGGTTGATATGATGCTGATGCTTGAGTATGATGCATGCTGTTCTGAAAGTGCCGTATAGCATGGTAGGCACTTTTGACTGTGTAGGCACCATTCTGAGTTTTGTTCCATATAACACAATCAGTAGCAAAGTTAGGACACACCTGTATAGAGAGAATCTCTTCCACTAAGGGGGCATCAAAGTGCTAAGTAAGAAGGGAAATGTTCCAGGTGGTGTTATCTGAAATAAATAGGTCCGCGACCATTTTGGGAGCCTCACGAGCGACAGGACCTCCAATAACCCCACTCGGCAGCCAACGGTCTTCCCAAATGTTAATAGAATGGCCATTACCAACTGACCATAGTAAATGAGGTATAATAGCATCCCTTCCAAGTAGAATACTCCTCCATCTCCAAGATGGTTTTGAGCCTAGGTCAGCATGCAGAAAGTCTCAAGCATGAAAATATAGACCTTTAAAAAGGTTGCTCCAGAGAGAGTTTGGATGTTGAAGTAGCCGCCAAGCTTGCTTACCAAGCATGGCCTTATTAAAATCTAGCAGATCACGAAAGCCAATACCCCCACTTTGCTTGCTAGTTTTAAGAGTGTCACAATTCTTCCAATGGATACTCGATTTCTTGCCATCAGTTTGCCACCAAAATctagcaatttttttctctatggATTTACAGATAGACACAGGGATcttgaaaattgacatggcGTACTGAGGAATTGCCTGCACGACAACCTTTAGTAAAATTTCCTTTCCACCCTTAGAGATCAAATTCTCTTTCCACCCGTCTAATTTGGCAGTTACTTTTCCTAATAGCCAAGCAAACATTTTCTCTTAGATTTGCCCCAGTCAGACGGTATACCAAGATATTTACCAGCCTTATCTAGTACAGGTATGCGGAGTTCCCGAGCAAGATTGTCCTTAAGGGTAATAGGACAATCCTTACTGAATAAAATTCCTGACTTATTTCAATTGACTGTTTGGCCAGTAGCATAACAATACTAATTGATGAGGTTA
Protein-coding regions in this window:
- the LOC104435503 gene encoding uncharacterized protein LOC104435503 — translated: MDEWLTAQIESRDHLPSIDLIAALLWRIWKARNSFIFRHKWPNPLLVVEEALAQVRISAPSSQPLLCTDRASSPPDHLWRPPDPDEIKLNIDGAYHQTTSQGAMACIFRDHTGTFLHGFTCDYTANSALHSEIQALLHTLDYLLQNGKHHQRLVLESDCLTLIDAVHNPSSTP